The Terriglobus roseus region CTTCGCACAGGGTGTCCAGTTCCGTAACTCCATCACTTATGGTCGTACCTTCAGTTTGCTCAGCCAGGCGTTGGACGTTAACGACAATTCAACCGCAGGCGACACGTTACAGGATGCGTACAACCATGCAATCAATTGGGGTCCTGCGGATTTCGACATCCCGTTCCGCGAAGTATTGACTGGCATGTTTGCCGCTCCCAGTGGCAGCCACGCCATATTCAACAGCCGGATCGCATCGGCCGTCCTTGGTGGGTGGGCTGCATCTCCCGTGTGGGTGTGGCAGTCTGGTCAGCCGCTCACGCCAACGACCAGCTCTGATAATGCCAACTCCGGCGCCACAAACCGTCCGAACCAACTATGCTCCGCGGTACACACAGCGCCCAACACCAGGCAGCAGTGGTTCAACACAAGCTGCTTTGGCACGAATGCTCTGTACACCTACGGCAACGCGGGTAAGGGATCCATCCGGTCACCAGGACAAAATCGCGTGGATCTGAGCCTGCAACGTAACTTTGGCGTTCCTAAGTGGGAAGGTGCAAACCTGAACTTCCGAATTGAAGGGTTCAATGTTCTGAACCATCGCATGTGGGGCAGCCCCAATACCACGCTTGGAAACACGCAGTTTGGCCAGATCACCAGCGCACAGGCTATGCGTACCGTACAGATTGCGGGACGTATCACCTTCTAGTTCAATCCACCCCAAAGGGCACAGCCTCGTGCTGTGCCCTTTTCCTTTTGGACAACACACAGCAAAACAATACGAGAAGTACACTGTTGGCATGGCAGTTCGCGTAAATGGAGAGATCATCAGCGACGAGCGATTTCATCGCGAATTCGTCGAGATTTCCGGTGGCCGCACGCCGCAGCAGGTGCAAGAACAAGCTCCCATGGAGTACCACCGCCTACTTCAGACGGCAGAGCGCAACACACTTCGCGCGATCCTGTTGCATCAGCTTGCAGTTTCAGAAGGGATAACTGCCACCGATGAAGAAGCGGGAGAGGAACGTCGCTCTACGTGGGGCAGTGCTGCGAATCAGTCATGCGGTATCGGCATCACCACCGACATGATGTCGCGCCTGATGGTGAAAAAAGCAGAGCAGTATCTAACGCGGCATGTGCAACGTCCTGACCGTCGCGAAGTGGAGTCTGTCTATCGCAATAACTCAGCCGCGTTCACACTTCCAGAGCGCTGGCTGGTTTCCCAGATCGTTCAGATCGCAGAGACAGAGACAGAACGTGCTAAAGCAATGGACGTTTTGACACAGGCTGAAAGCGAACTCAAACGTGGCAAGTCATTCGCTGCTGTTGCGGATCGCTATTCCGATTGCAAAGGCAACGGAGGTTCGCTTGGATGGGTTAGCCGGGGCATGATGGTTCCTGAATTCGAAGCAAAAGTCTTCACACTGGAACGTCGCAAACTCAGCGACATTTTTGAATCGACATTCGGTCTTCATCTCGCCATGGTGCACGATTGGAAACCCGCAGGCGTGCAGCCGTTGGATGAAATCAGACCCGATCTTGCGCGACACATTTTTGAAGAGCGCAAACAGGTGTTACTGAACCAAATCACAGAAGACCTAATGCGTCGCGCAGAGATTGAAATGCTGCCAGAACCCGAACGCAGTATCGCTGCCGGAGAGAAAGTGCAATGAAGAAGAATCCGTCTCCCTGCTGCGTTCCCAGCAAACAACACGCAGACGTATGGCAAGCTTCGCAGCAGGACTCCTCCACACGTACACGCGCTGTAACCGGTAGCACCGACGAAATGATCCTGCTGCCTGGTGGACCGTTTCTCATGGGTTCCGAATCAGCAGACACTTTTCCGAATGATGGCGAAGGCCCAGTACGACGAGTGACCATCGATCCTTTCTGGATGGATCAGTATTCCGTCCGTAATCGCGACTTCATGAAGTTTGTGCAGGAGACCCAATACGTCACCGAAGCAGAACGCATTGGATGGTCTTTTGTCTTTGCAGGTGACCTCCCCGAAGAATCCACTGGCACACAGTCGGTTCATGGAACGGAATGGTGGCGCGTTGTCGAAGGCGCTACCTGGCTCCATCCGGAAGGTCCTGGATCGAACGTTGCCAACCGAACGGACCATCCAGTCGTACAGGTTTCATGGAATGATGCGGTGGCCTATGCCACCTGGGCAGGCAAGCGTCTTCCAACGGAAGCCGAATGGGAGTTCGCCGCACGCGGTGGTCTTGAGCAGCACACCTACCCTTGGGGCAATGAGCTCACTCCTAACGGAAAGCATCTTTGCAACATCTGGCAGGGAGTGTTCCCTGTCTCAAACACAGCAGAGGATGGTTATAGTTCAACCTGTCCTGTGGACGCATTTCCACCAAACGGTTACGGCCTGTTCGGGATCACAGGCAACACGTGGGAGTGGATCTCAGATTGGTTTCATCCCACCTATCATCAGCTAGCAACTCGCCACAATCCGACTGGACCGCCACAAGGGGCCGCACGCATGCTCAAAGGCGGTTCCTATCTTTGCCACCGCTCGTACTGCAATCGTTACCGCGTCGCAGCTCGCAGTTCCAACACGCCGGATAGCGCGACAACGAACATCGGCTTTCGTTGCGTCCGTGACGTGGCTTAGCGATCTAGCCATCACACAAACAAATGCGCTGGGATATATCCTCCAGCGCATTTGTTTGTGCTCTTGCTAAGGTCGTTCCCAAGTACGTTCTTATTTCTCTTTTCCAATCCTGCGCAACACTGAGTTCTGCGGCGTCCACATAACTTGTATCCAACCACTGCCATTGTGTTGTGGTGTCGGTTGCAGCACCGGAAGCAACCACCGCTCGTATTGGACAAAGGCTTTCACGGACCACTCTTTGCCGATTCCTGCAGTCACATTGCCAAAGACGTCAGAGATCGTGCTCCCACCCGGCAGCATGTTCCCGCCCTTCGTTTGGCGGAATCCCCCACCGAATGTTGTGTTCGCCGATTTCCAATACGTTACCCGACCTTCGATTGCCCTCGCATCACGGCCAACCGCGTTCCCCAGCATAAAACCTTTGTTCGTATTCCCATCCCGGTACTGATTGTTGAGGAAATTGCGAACTCGTCCTTCGTCCTGACTCAAC contains the following coding sequences:
- a CDS encoding formylglycine-generating enzyme family protein, encoding MKKNPSPCCVPSKQHADVWQASQQDSSTRTRAVTGSTDEMILLPGGPFLMGSESADTFPNDGEGPVRRVTIDPFWMDQYSVRNRDFMKFVQETQYVTEAERIGWSFVFAGDLPEESTGTQSVHGTEWWRVVEGATWLHPEGPGSNVANRTDHPVVQVSWNDAVAYATWAGKRLPTEAEWEFAARGGLEQHTYPWGNELTPNGKHLCNIWQGVFPVSNTAEDGYSSTCPVDAFPPNGYGLFGITGNTWEWISDWFHPTYHQLATRHNPTGPPQGAARMLKGGSYLCHRSYCNRYRVAARSSNTPDSATTNIGFRCVRDVA
- a CDS encoding peptidylprolyl isomerase — encoded protein: MAVRVNGEIISDERFHREFVEISGGRTPQQVQEQAPMEYHRLLQTAERNTLRAILLHQLAVSEGITATDEEAGEERRSTWGSAANQSCGIGITTDMMSRLMVKKAEQYLTRHVQRPDRREVESVYRNNSAAFTLPERWLVSQIVQIAETETERAKAMDVLTQAESELKRGKSFAAVADRYSDCKGNGGSLGWVSRGMMVPEFEAKVFTLERRKLSDIFESTFGLHLAMVHDWKPAGVQPLDEIRPDLARHIFEERKQVLLNQITEDLMRRAEIEMLPEPERSIAAGEKVQ